From a region of the Erinaceus europaeus chromosome 14, mEriEur2.1, whole genome shotgun sequence genome:
- the AFAP1L2 gene encoding actin filament-associated protein 1-like 2 isoform X7 has product MLSPQHDAVSLKVCRAPEEQNPLTNGEPGQHTAAPQKSLPDLPPPKIIPERKQFSIPKVESPEGYYEEAEPYDTSLNEDGEAVSSSYESYDEEESIKGKSAPYQWPSPEASIELMRDARICAFLWRKKWLGQWAKQLCVIKDTRLLCYKSSKDHSPQLDVNLLGSSVIHKEKQVRKKEHKLKITPTNADVIVLGLQSRDQAEQWLRVIQEVSGLPLEGASEGNQYSPDALRLSCQKPDVTEKYLSASEYGSSGDSHTEVLETKDVKKKSSAGLKLSNLMNLGRKKSTSLEHPEKSLETSSYLNVLVNSQWKSRWCSVRGSHLHFYQDRNRSKVAQQPLSLVGCEVVPDPSPDHLYSFRILHKGEELAKLEAKSSEEMGHWLGLLLSESGSKTDPEEFTYDYVDADRVSCIVSAAKNSLLLMQRKFSEPNTYIDGLPGQPHPELLYDDVEMSELTAVDATEEAAPAADALAESERDRVYLDLTPVKSFLHSSGGAQVLATSAEALPADLGTALDEPLAKGPETLELQQVPQKSPEPEEPSPRHEAAVKSQTEQQQISSPHSCLDAMATTPAGASPPVKDRLRATSAEIKLGKNRTEVEVKRYTEEKERLEREKEEIRGHLAQLRKEKRELKETLLKCTDKGILASLEQKLKEIDEECRVEESRRVDLELNIMEVKDNLKKAEAGPVTLGTTVDTTHLENSSPRPRAATPAPDCTPVNSATALKNRPLSVMATGKGTVLQKAKEWEKKGAS; this is encoded by the exons ATTCCAGAGCGAAAGCAGTTCTCCATCCCAAAGGTCGAGTCTCCAGAGGGCTACTATGAAGAGGCAGAGCCCTACGACACATCCCTGAATG AGGACGGAGAGGCCGTGAGCAGCTCGTATGAGTCCTACGATGAAGAGGAGAGTATCAAGGGCAAGTCTGCACCCTACCAGTGGCCCTCACCCGAGGCCAGCATCGAGCTGATGCGTGATGCCCGAATCTGTGCCTTCCTGTGGCGCAAGAAGTGGCTGGGACAGTGGGCCAAGCAGCTCTGCGTCATCAAGGACACCAGGCTCCTG tgtTACAAATCCTCCAAGGACCACAGCCCTCAGCTGGACGTGAACTTGCTGGGCAGCAGCGTCATTCACAAGGAGAAGCAGGTGCGGAAGAAGGAGCACAAGCTCAAGATCACGCCCACGAATGCTGATGTGATCGTGCTGGGCCTGCAGAGCAGGGACCAGGCTGAGCAGTGGCTCCGG gtgatccaggaggtgagTGGGCTGCCTTTGGAAGGAGCTTCTGAGGGGAACCAGTACAGCCCAGATGCCCTGCGTCTCAGCTGTCAGAAG cCAGATGTAACAGAGAAGTACCTGTCAGCCTCAGAGTATGGGAGCTCTGGAGACAGCCACACCGAGGTCCTGGAGACCAAAGATG TCAAGAAGAAATCATCTGCTGGCCTCAAGCTAAGCAACCTGATGAACCTGGGCAGGAAGAAATCGACCTCACTGGAGCATCCAGAGAAGTCCCTGGAGACTTCGA GTTACCTGAATGTGCTGGTGAACAGCCAGTGGAAGTCCCGCTGGTGCTCTGTCCGCGGCAGTCACCTGCACTTCTACCAGGACCGGAACCGCAGCAAGGTGGCCCAGCAGCCCCTCAGCCTGGTGGGCTGCGAGGTGGTCCCCGACCCCAGCCCCGACCACCTCTACTCTTTCCGCATCCTCCACAAAGGCGAGGAGCTGGCCAAGCTGGAG GCCAAGTCTTCTGAGGAAATGGGCCATTGGCTGGGCCTCCTGCTCTCCGAGTCAGGCTCCAAGACAGACCCTGAAGAATTCACCTATGACTACGTGGATGCGGACAGAGTCTCCTGTATTGTGAGCGCTGCCAAAAACTCTCTGCT GCTGATGCAGAGAAAGTTCTCCGAGCCCAACACCTACATTGACGGCCTACCTGGCCAGCCTCACCCGGAGCTGCTGTATGACGATGTGGAGATGTCAGAGCTGACGGCG GTCGACGCCACTGAGGAAGCGGCCCCTGCAGCAGACGCTCTTGCTGAGAGCGAACGGGACCGGGTGTACCTTGACCTCACGCCTGTCAAGTCTTTCCTGCACAGCTCGGGTGGGGCCCAGGTCCTGGCCACCTCAGCTGAAGCCCTCCCTGCAGACCTGGGTACCGCCCTGGATGAACCCCTTGCCAAGGGTCCAGAGACCCTGGAGCTGCAG CAGGTGCCACAGAAGAGCCCGGAGCCGGAAGAGCCTTCCCCAAGGCACGAAGCCGCCGTCAAGAGCCAgactgagcagcagcagatctcctCCCCCCACAGCTGCCTTGATGCCATGGCCACCACCCCAGCCGGGGCCAGCCCCCCTGTGAAGGACCGGCTGAGGGccacctctgcag AGATCAAACTTGGCAAGAACAGGACAGAAGTTGAGGTAAAGCGGTACACGGAGGAGAAAGAGCGtctggagagggagaaggaggaaattCGGGGGCACCTGGCTCAGCTGCGGAAAGAGAAGCGGGAACTGAAAGAGACCCTGCTAAAATGCACAG ACAAGGGCATCCTGGCCAGCCTGgaacagaaactgaaagaaatcGACGAGGAGTGCCGGGTGGAGGAGAGCAGACGCGTGGACCTGGAGCTTAACATCATGGAGGTGAAAGATAACCTGAAGAAGGCCGAGGCTGGGCCCGTGACGCTGGGCACTACTGTGGACACCACCCACCTGGAGAACTCCAGCCCCCGG CCTAGGGCAGCCACCCCTGCCCCAGACTGTACACCGGTCAACTCCGCCACAGCCCTGAAGAATAGACCTCTTTCCGTCATGGCCACGGGCAAAGGCACCGTCTTGCAGAAAGCCAAG GAATGGGAGAAAAAAGGAGCAAGTTAG
- the AFAP1L2 gene encoding actin filament-associated protein 1-like 2 isoform X6, with product MNKVTVNRPPVQNAGSQDKAPEEQNPLTNGEPGQHTAAPQKSLPDLPPPKIIPERKQFSIPKVESPEGYYEEAEPYDTSLNEDGEAVSSSYESYDEEESIKGKSAPYQWPSPEASIELMRDARICAFLWRKKWLGQWAKQLCVIKDTRLLCYKSSKDHSPQLDVNLLGSSVIHKEKQVRKKEHKLKITPTNADVIVLGLQSRDQAEQWLRVIQEVSGLPLEGASEGNQYSPDALRLSCQKPDVTEKYLSASEYGSSGDSHTEVLETKDVKKKSSAGLKLSNLMNLGRKKSTSLEHPEKSLETSSYLNVLVNSQWKSRWCSVRGSHLHFYQDRNRSKVAQQPLSLVGCEVVPDPSPDHLYSFRILHKGEELAKLEAKSSEEMGHWLGLLLSESGSKTDPEEFTYDYVDADRVSCIVSAAKNSLLLMQRKFSEPNTYIDGLPGQPHPELLYDDVEMSELTAVDATEEAAPAADALAESERDRVYLDLTPVKSFLHSSGGAQVLATSAEALPADLGTALDEPLAKGPETLELQQVPQKSPEPEEPSPRHEAAVKSQTEQQQISSPHSCLDAMATTPAGASPPVKDRLRATSAEIKLGKNRTEVEVKRYTEEKERLEREKEEIRGHLAQLRKEKRELKETLLKCTDKGILASLEQKLKEIDEECRVEESRRVDLELNIMEVKDNLKKAEAGPVTLGTTVDTTHLENSSPRPRAATPAPDCTPVNSATALKNRPLSVMATGKGTVLQKAKEWEKKGAS from the exons ATTCCAGAGCGAAAGCAGTTCTCCATCCCAAAGGTCGAGTCTCCAGAGGGCTACTATGAAGAGGCAGAGCCCTACGACACATCCCTGAATG AGGACGGAGAGGCCGTGAGCAGCTCGTATGAGTCCTACGATGAAGAGGAGAGTATCAAGGGCAAGTCTGCACCCTACCAGTGGCCCTCACCCGAGGCCAGCATCGAGCTGATGCGTGATGCCCGAATCTGTGCCTTCCTGTGGCGCAAGAAGTGGCTGGGACAGTGGGCCAAGCAGCTCTGCGTCATCAAGGACACCAGGCTCCTG tgtTACAAATCCTCCAAGGACCACAGCCCTCAGCTGGACGTGAACTTGCTGGGCAGCAGCGTCATTCACAAGGAGAAGCAGGTGCGGAAGAAGGAGCACAAGCTCAAGATCACGCCCACGAATGCTGATGTGATCGTGCTGGGCCTGCAGAGCAGGGACCAGGCTGAGCAGTGGCTCCGG gtgatccaggaggtgagTGGGCTGCCTTTGGAAGGAGCTTCTGAGGGGAACCAGTACAGCCCAGATGCCCTGCGTCTCAGCTGTCAGAAG cCAGATGTAACAGAGAAGTACCTGTCAGCCTCAGAGTATGGGAGCTCTGGAGACAGCCACACCGAGGTCCTGGAGACCAAAGATG TCAAGAAGAAATCATCTGCTGGCCTCAAGCTAAGCAACCTGATGAACCTGGGCAGGAAGAAATCGACCTCACTGGAGCATCCAGAGAAGTCCCTGGAGACTTCGA GTTACCTGAATGTGCTGGTGAACAGCCAGTGGAAGTCCCGCTGGTGCTCTGTCCGCGGCAGTCACCTGCACTTCTACCAGGACCGGAACCGCAGCAAGGTGGCCCAGCAGCCCCTCAGCCTGGTGGGCTGCGAGGTGGTCCCCGACCCCAGCCCCGACCACCTCTACTCTTTCCGCATCCTCCACAAAGGCGAGGAGCTGGCCAAGCTGGAG GCCAAGTCTTCTGAGGAAATGGGCCATTGGCTGGGCCTCCTGCTCTCCGAGTCAGGCTCCAAGACAGACCCTGAAGAATTCACCTATGACTACGTGGATGCGGACAGAGTCTCCTGTATTGTGAGCGCTGCCAAAAACTCTCTGCT GCTGATGCAGAGAAAGTTCTCCGAGCCCAACACCTACATTGACGGCCTACCTGGCCAGCCTCACCCGGAGCTGCTGTATGACGATGTGGAGATGTCAGAGCTGACGGCG GTCGACGCCACTGAGGAAGCGGCCCCTGCAGCAGACGCTCTTGCTGAGAGCGAACGGGACCGGGTGTACCTTGACCTCACGCCTGTCAAGTCTTTCCTGCACAGCTCGGGTGGGGCCCAGGTCCTGGCCACCTCAGCTGAAGCCCTCCCTGCAGACCTGGGTACCGCCCTGGATGAACCCCTTGCCAAGGGTCCAGAGACCCTGGAGCTGCAG CAGGTGCCACAGAAGAGCCCGGAGCCGGAAGAGCCTTCCCCAAGGCACGAAGCCGCCGTCAAGAGCCAgactgagcagcagcagatctcctCCCCCCACAGCTGCCTTGATGCCATGGCCACCACCCCAGCCGGGGCCAGCCCCCCTGTGAAGGACCGGCTGAGGGccacctctgcag AGATCAAACTTGGCAAGAACAGGACAGAAGTTGAGGTAAAGCGGTACACGGAGGAGAAAGAGCGtctggagagggagaaggaggaaattCGGGGGCACCTGGCTCAGCTGCGGAAAGAGAAGCGGGAACTGAAAGAGACCCTGCTAAAATGCACAG ACAAGGGCATCCTGGCCAGCCTGgaacagaaactgaaagaaatcGACGAGGAGTGCCGGGTGGAGGAGAGCAGACGCGTGGACCTGGAGCTTAACATCATGGAGGTGAAAGATAACCTGAAGAAGGCCGAGGCTGGGCCCGTGACGCTGGGCACTACTGTGGACACCACCCACCTGGAGAACTCCAGCCCCCGG CCTAGGGCAGCCACCCCTGCCCCAGACTGTACACCGGTCAACTCCGCCACAGCCCTGAAGAATAGACCTCTTTCCGTCATGGCCACGGGCAAAGGCACCGTCTTGCAGAAAGCCAAG GAATGGGAGAAAAAAGGAGCAAGTTAG
- the AFAP1L2 gene encoding actin filament-associated protein 1-like 2 isoform X5, producing MERYKGSDEEYIYMNKVTVNRPPVQNAGSQDKAPEEQNPLTNGEPGQHTAAPQKSLPDLPPPKIIPERKQFSIPKVESPEGYYEEAEPYDTSLNEDGEAVSSSYESYDEEESIKGKSAPYQWPSPEASIELMRDARICAFLWRKKWLGQWAKQLCVIKDTRLLCYKSSKDHSPQLDVNLLGSSVIHKEKQVRKKEHKLKITPTNADVIVLGLQSRDQAEQWLRVIQEVSGLPLEGASEGNQYSPDALRLSCQKPDVTEKYLSASEYGSSGDSHTEVLETKDVKKKSSAGLKLSNLMNLGRKKSTSLEHPEKSLETSSYLNVLVNSQWKSRWCSVRGSHLHFYQDRNRSKVAQQPLSLVGCEVVPDPSPDHLYSFRILHKGEELAKLEAKSSEEMGHWLGLLLSESGSKTDPEEFTYDYVDADRVSCIVSAAKNSLLLMQRKFSEPNTYIDGLPGQPHPELLYDDVEMSELTAVDATEEAAPAADALAESERDRVYLDLTPVKSFLHSSGGAQVLATSAEALPADLGTALDEPLAKGPETLELQQVPQKSPEPEEPSPRHEAAVKSQTEQQQISSPHSCLDAMATTPAGASPPVKDRLRATSAEIKLGKNRTEVEVKRYTEEKERLEREKEEIRGHLAQLRKEKRELKETLLKCTDKGILASLEQKLKEIDEECRVEESRRVDLELNIMEVKDNLKKAEAGPVTLGTTVDTTHLENSSPRPRAATPAPDCTPVNSATALKNRPLSVMATGKGTVLQKAKEWEKKGAS from the exons ATTCCAGAGCGAAAGCAGTTCTCCATCCCAAAGGTCGAGTCTCCAGAGGGCTACTATGAAGAGGCAGAGCCCTACGACACATCCCTGAATG AGGACGGAGAGGCCGTGAGCAGCTCGTATGAGTCCTACGATGAAGAGGAGAGTATCAAGGGCAAGTCTGCACCCTACCAGTGGCCCTCACCCGAGGCCAGCATCGAGCTGATGCGTGATGCCCGAATCTGTGCCTTCCTGTGGCGCAAGAAGTGGCTGGGACAGTGGGCCAAGCAGCTCTGCGTCATCAAGGACACCAGGCTCCTG tgtTACAAATCCTCCAAGGACCACAGCCCTCAGCTGGACGTGAACTTGCTGGGCAGCAGCGTCATTCACAAGGAGAAGCAGGTGCGGAAGAAGGAGCACAAGCTCAAGATCACGCCCACGAATGCTGATGTGATCGTGCTGGGCCTGCAGAGCAGGGACCAGGCTGAGCAGTGGCTCCGG gtgatccaggaggtgagTGGGCTGCCTTTGGAAGGAGCTTCTGAGGGGAACCAGTACAGCCCAGATGCCCTGCGTCTCAGCTGTCAGAAG cCAGATGTAACAGAGAAGTACCTGTCAGCCTCAGAGTATGGGAGCTCTGGAGACAGCCACACCGAGGTCCTGGAGACCAAAGATG TCAAGAAGAAATCATCTGCTGGCCTCAAGCTAAGCAACCTGATGAACCTGGGCAGGAAGAAATCGACCTCACTGGAGCATCCAGAGAAGTCCCTGGAGACTTCGA GTTACCTGAATGTGCTGGTGAACAGCCAGTGGAAGTCCCGCTGGTGCTCTGTCCGCGGCAGTCACCTGCACTTCTACCAGGACCGGAACCGCAGCAAGGTGGCCCAGCAGCCCCTCAGCCTGGTGGGCTGCGAGGTGGTCCCCGACCCCAGCCCCGACCACCTCTACTCTTTCCGCATCCTCCACAAAGGCGAGGAGCTGGCCAAGCTGGAG GCCAAGTCTTCTGAGGAAATGGGCCATTGGCTGGGCCTCCTGCTCTCCGAGTCAGGCTCCAAGACAGACCCTGAAGAATTCACCTATGACTACGTGGATGCGGACAGAGTCTCCTGTATTGTGAGCGCTGCCAAAAACTCTCTGCT GCTGATGCAGAGAAAGTTCTCCGAGCCCAACACCTACATTGACGGCCTACCTGGCCAGCCTCACCCGGAGCTGCTGTATGACGATGTGGAGATGTCAGAGCTGACGGCG GTCGACGCCACTGAGGAAGCGGCCCCTGCAGCAGACGCTCTTGCTGAGAGCGAACGGGACCGGGTGTACCTTGACCTCACGCCTGTCAAGTCTTTCCTGCACAGCTCGGGTGGGGCCCAGGTCCTGGCCACCTCAGCTGAAGCCCTCCCTGCAGACCTGGGTACCGCCCTGGATGAACCCCTTGCCAAGGGTCCAGAGACCCTGGAGCTGCAG CAGGTGCCACAGAAGAGCCCGGAGCCGGAAGAGCCTTCCCCAAGGCACGAAGCCGCCGTCAAGAGCCAgactgagcagcagcagatctcctCCCCCCACAGCTGCCTTGATGCCATGGCCACCACCCCAGCCGGGGCCAGCCCCCCTGTGAAGGACCGGCTGAGGGccacctctgcag AGATCAAACTTGGCAAGAACAGGACAGAAGTTGAGGTAAAGCGGTACACGGAGGAGAAAGAGCGtctggagagggagaaggaggaaattCGGGGGCACCTGGCTCAGCTGCGGAAAGAGAAGCGGGAACTGAAAGAGACCCTGCTAAAATGCACAG ACAAGGGCATCCTGGCCAGCCTGgaacagaaactgaaagaaatcGACGAGGAGTGCCGGGTGGAGGAGAGCAGACGCGTGGACCTGGAGCTTAACATCATGGAGGTGAAAGATAACCTGAAGAAGGCCGAGGCTGGGCCCGTGACGCTGGGCACTACTGTGGACACCACCCACCTGGAGAACTCCAGCCCCCGG CCTAGGGCAGCCACCCCTGCCCCAGACTGTACACCGGTCAACTCCGCCACAGCCCTGAAGAATAGACCTCTTTCCGTCATGGCCACGGGCAAAGGCACCGTCTTGCAGAAAGCCAAG GAATGGGAGAAAAAAGGAGCAAGTTAG
- the AFAP1L2 gene encoding actin filament-associated protein 1-like 2 isoform X1: protein MNKVTVNRPPVQNAGSQDKAPEEQNPLTNGEPGQHTAAPQKSLPDLPPPKIIPERKQFSIPKVESPEGYYEEAEPYDTSLNEDGEAVSSSYESYDEEESIKGKSAPYQWPSPEASIELMRDARICAFLWRKKWLGQWAKQLCVIKDTRLLCYKSSKDHSPQLDVNLLGSSVIHKEKQVRKKEHKLKITPTNADVIVLGLQSRDQAEQWLRVIQEVSGLPLEGASEGNQYSPDALRLSCQKPDVTEKYLSASEYGSSGDSHTEVLETKDVKKKSSAGLKLSNLMNLGRKKSTSLEHPEKSLETSSYLNVLVNSQWKSRWCSVRGSHLHFYQDRNRSKVAQQPLSLVGCEVVPDPSPDHLYSFRILHKGEELAKLEAKSSEEMGHWLGLLLSESGSKTDPEEFTYDYVDADRVSCIVSAAKNSLLLMQRKFSEPNTYIDGLPGQPHPELLYDDVEMSELTAVDATEEAAPAADALAESERDRVYLDLTPVKSFLHSSGGAQVLATSAEALPADLGTALDEPLAKGPETLELQVPQKSPEPEEPSPRHEAAVKSQTEQQQISSPHSCLDAMATTPAGASPPVKDRLRATSAEIKLGKNRTEVEVKRYTEEKERLEREKEEIRGHLAQLRKEKRELKETLLKCTDKGILASLEQKLKEIDEECRVEESRRVDLELNIMEVKDNLKKAEAGPVTLGTTVDTTHLENSSPRPRAATPAPDCTPVNSATALKNRPLSVMATGKGTVLQKAKEWEKKGAS, encoded by the exons ATTCCAGAGCGAAAGCAGTTCTCCATCCCAAAGGTCGAGTCTCCAGAGGGCTACTATGAAGAGGCAGAGCCCTACGACACATCCCTGAATG AGGACGGAGAGGCCGTGAGCAGCTCGTATGAGTCCTACGATGAAGAGGAGAGTATCAAGGGCAAGTCTGCACCCTACCAGTGGCCCTCACCCGAGGCCAGCATCGAGCTGATGCGTGATGCCCGAATCTGTGCCTTCCTGTGGCGCAAGAAGTGGCTGGGACAGTGGGCCAAGCAGCTCTGCGTCATCAAGGACACCAGGCTCCTG tgtTACAAATCCTCCAAGGACCACAGCCCTCAGCTGGACGTGAACTTGCTGGGCAGCAGCGTCATTCACAAGGAGAAGCAGGTGCGGAAGAAGGAGCACAAGCTCAAGATCACGCCCACGAATGCTGATGTGATCGTGCTGGGCCTGCAGAGCAGGGACCAGGCTGAGCAGTGGCTCCGG gtgatccaggaggtgagTGGGCTGCCTTTGGAAGGAGCTTCTGAGGGGAACCAGTACAGCCCAGATGCCCTGCGTCTCAGCTGTCAGAAG cCAGATGTAACAGAGAAGTACCTGTCAGCCTCAGAGTATGGGAGCTCTGGAGACAGCCACACCGAGGTCCTGGAGACCAAAGATG TCAAGAAGAAATCATCTGCTGGCCTCAAGCTAAGCAACCTGATGAACCTGGGCAGGAAGAAATCGACCTCACTGGAGCATCCAGAGAAGTCCCTGGAGACTTCGA GTTACCTGAATGTGCTGGTGAACAGCCAGTGGAAGTCCCGCTGGTGCTCTGTCCGCGGCAGTCACCTGCACTTCTACCAGGACCGGAACCGCAGCAAGGTGGCCCAGCAGCCCCTCAGCCTGGTGGGCTGCGAGGTGGTCCCCGACCCCAGCCCCGACCACCTCTACTCTTTCCGCATCCTCCACAAAGGCGAGGAGCTGGCCAAGCTGGAG GCCAAGTCTTCTGAGGAAATGGGCCATTGGCTGGGCCTCCTGCTCTCCGAGTCAGGCTCCAAGACAGACCCTGAAGAATTCACCTATGACTACGTGGATGCGGACAGAGTCTCCTGTATTGTGAGCGCTGCCAAAAACTCTCTGCT GCTGATGCAGAGAAAGTTCTCCGAGCCCAACACCTACATTGACGGCCTACCTGGCCAGCCTCACCCGGAGCTGCTGTATGACGATGTGGAGATGTCAGAGCTGACGGCG GTCGACGCCACTGAGGAAGCGGCCCCTGCAGCAGACGCTCTTGCTGAGAGCGAACGGGACCGGGTGTACCTTGACCTCACGCCTGTCAAGTCTTTCCTGCACAGCTCGGGTGGGGCCCAGGTCCTGGCCACCTCAGCTGAAGCCCTCCCTGCAGACCTGGGTACCGCCCTGGATGAACCCCTTGCCAAGGGTCCAGAGACCCTGGAGCTGCAG GTGCCACAGAAGAGCCCGGAGCCGGAAGAGCCTTCCCCAAGGCACGAAGCCGCCGTCAAGAGCCAgactgagcagcagcagatctcctCCCCCCACAGCTGCCTTGATGCCATGGCCACCACCCCAGCCGGGGCCAGCCCCCCTGTGAAGGACCGGCTGAGGGccacctctgcag AGATCAAACTTGGCAAGAACAGGACAGAAGTTGAGGTAAAGCGGTACACGGAGGAGAAAGAGCGtctggagagggagaaggaggaaattCGGGGGCACCTGGCTCAGCTGCGGAAAGAGAAGCGGGAACTGAAAGAGACCCTGCTAAAATGCACAG ACAAGGGCATCCTGGCCAGCCTGgaacagaaactgaaagaaatcGACGAGGAGTGCCGGGTGGAGGAGAGCAGACGCGTGGACCTGGAGCTTAACATCATGGAGGTGAAAGATAACCTGAAGAAGGCCGAGGCTGGGCCCGTGACGCTGGGCACTACTGTGGACACCACCCACCTGGAGAACTCCAGCCCCCGG CCTAGGGCAGCCACCCCTGCCCCAGACTGTACACCGGTCAACTCCGCCACAGCCCTGAAGAATAGACCTCTTTCCGTCATGGCCACGGGCAAAGGCACCGTCTTGCAGAAAGCCAAG GAATGGGAGAAAAAAGGAGCAAGTTAG